The genomic stretch TTCTGAAAATACAGTTTATAATGTTCGAAGCAATAATTCTTTTTTGGGGAAGATAGCAAAGAGGGATTTTTCATATGAACTTTACTATACTGAACTAGATTTCCGTATAGTTTTTATTTTCATACTATTGATTTTTTTACCAAACACGTATAAAAATCAATAGTATGAAAGTAAACTACTGGGTAAAAGTTTACTTTCGATTTTATTAGAAAAACAAAGAGAACTTGTTGTAATTACTACTGTAGGTTTCGAATAAAGTTTGATTAAAAATACCTCATAAACCCTTAATTTATGATAAATAAAAAGAAACCATTTTGAAAAAAGTTTGATCCAAATGGTTTCTTTGCTTATTAATTAGTATAGTAATTTTATAAAAAAGTTTGATTATTTTTATTCAACTACAGCTCCCCGATAGTTATTTTTGAATATAGTTCACTATCTAAAGATACTTCACCTACGTACAACAAACTTCTACTATCCCATCGCTGTCAGCAGAACCATAATTCCATTAGTTAGACCATGAATGATAACTGACGGCCAAATTGAATTGGTTCGTTCATACGCCCATGCAAAGACTATACCACTCAAGAAGTTTACAGGCATCGCATTATAAGTTGGAATGTGGACAATTGTAAAGATTAATGAGCTTAGCAAAATAGCCCCTATCATACCAAAACGTGTACGTAGCCATCGATATAAAAAACCACGATAAAATATCTCTTCATATATCGGTGAAATGATCGCCGCAGAAACGAAAGCAATAAGAACAGTGAAGAAATTTACACTTTGCTGTATCGCCTCAGTTTTACTGTTCTCATAAGAATTCCCAATAAAGCTAGTAAGCACCATTACTATTACATCACCAACTAGTAACATAATAGTTAATAAGAGAATAAATTTCCAGCTCTTTATAGAGAACGACCTAATTCCCACTTCGCTCCAAGAAAGTTTCTTTGGACGAAGGACCATAAAATATACACCTAAAACTAAAACAATCGCGATTGTTAATCCTGTTAAAGTTCCTGAATATAACTCATTGTTAAACCACTGAAAATAAATAGGTTTTACTAAGAATTTTATGCATCCTATAACAAATACAAATTCGAGTAGCATCATTAATAGAAATTCTTTTAATCCCCAAGGGTCTTGGTCCTTCCAATTCATGTCCTTTTTCTTCATTTATCATTCTTCCTTCTTTTTATGATATAACCTAAATATAATAGGTGACGTAACGTCACTTACAACCTTTATTTTCAGGGGGAATTAAATAAATCGATGGATTACAGGAGGATATGCATCCAAATGACTTAATTTCAAATCTA from Bacillus thuringiensis encodes the following:
- a CDS encoding CPBP family intramembrane glutamic endopeptidase, with protein sequence MKKKDMNWKDQDPWGLKEFLLMMLLEFVFVIGCIKFLVKPIYFQWFNNELYSGTLTGLTIAIVLVLGVYFMVLRPKKLSWSEVGIRSFSIKSWKFILLLTIMLLVGDVIVMVLTSFIGNSYENSKTEAIQQSVNFFTVLIAFVSAAIISPIYEEIFYRGFLYRWLRTRFGMIGAILLSSLIFTIVHIPTYNAMPVNFLSGIVFAWAYERTNSIWPSVIIHGLTNGIMVLLTAMG